TCCCACCCTTTCCCTGAAGCAAGGCAtgcatggagaggaggaggaggtggtggtggacagaaaggcaacagacagaaaaagaagcaaGCGGTAGCAGTTTGGAGGAAGCGCCGTGACACCTCTCAACCCTGAAGGGGAAATGCTTTGCATGTTCACACCAGATAACAAGTGCGTGGGAAACAgtggagagagctgtgtgtgtgagagagagagaagggaggaatGAAGTTGTCGGGACGTTCTTGGAGTGCACGCAGCAAaagaggaaagggggggggtggCATGTTAAAATGCTGCATGAGCTCCTGTCATGTACAGATGGATTCTTCCCAGAGTCCAGGCTACTGCTCTGTCATATTCGCTGCAGTGCACGCACTTCATTATGCAATGTTGAGCGTACAAATGAGGCCTCCTGAGGGCCTTGAGGAATACGTCCGTGGAACCACGCATTAgacactgcttcatttgttcCATGTAGAAACATATCAGAAATGAAATAACTGGTGCAGAAGGGAAACTTGAGACAACACTATTCTCTGTGGATAGAGGTTAACACTTGCTCTACAATGTGCTGCATTATTCATTGTAACTGTAGGAGGTGAGCGCTTACAGACATAACTGTGCCACATAATGACAGCACCAATGGTCAGTGTgaggctgttaaaaaaaaaaaaaaaaaaagcagagctcATCAACATGACAACCGTGTGGAACACTCACCTGAAATAGGAGCTACATGTGGCCAGCACCATCTTATGACACGGGAACTCCGTGTCCTCCACCAGAAGCACTACATCAGTCAGTAATTTCTGTTCGTAAAAGAACTTGAGCTGCTCCAATAAGGAGACAGCGTAGTCCGTGTTGACCGGCCTGCGCTCACTGAGATCCGACATGGTTGCATCCCATGAATCGCGCCCCAGTTTTGAAAAGTCACGCGGCCGGCAGAACCGGACTCAAACCAACcaggagaaaaacaaattaaatcttCTTGATGATTCAGGGGGGATAACCAGGGTACAAATCTTCCACACCTCCACTGGGCCCAAGTGGAGGTGTTTTTAATGCTACTGCTTCTTCTGCTAGAGGTGAGCTGAAAGCTGAACCGATCTGGGAAGTTTGTGGCAAGTCCAAGAGGAAAGGGGTCTGGGGTGAGGTGGTGTGGTGGTGAGGTACTTCCCCTCGTGGCTCTATCTGTTGTCTGAGGTCATGCAGTGAGGCACCAGGGGAACCGGAGGTAGAGAGACAGTGAGCACGACAACTGTCGCAACACTGCTACATCAGTACTTGTCTAGAAAACAAGGAAAAAGCAGTGGTGAGGTTAGGATAGATGGAAATGTGAATGAACACATCAACATGTTTCATAGGCTAAAACCTTTAAAGGATTTGTGATCACAAAGCAGATTTCTAACATGTTATATGCATGTGCATTACAACGgtctgatttttctttttgtttgtagcAGCTGGGAAAACACATTAACAAATGCTAATGATATTTTAAACTGAATCTTATCTTAAGTCTGATAAATTAGGCGGATGTGAATCCACATAAGATCAGATCTGCTGGATGCTCATACCAGCGACCAACCCCCCGACGCGACGTCTTGTCTGGTGTCATCTTCTTCGTTTCTGTTGCTAACACACCATGTGACAGCTGTCAACACGAGATTCACAATATCTTTAATTTCGTAAGTCCACAAGCATAGCAAGATCGGCTGGCTACCATTTTAGCACAACTAAGCTAATATTAACTCAGCTTAAAATCAGCTTTGGGAAAAACTGACATGAGACAGATACGAAGATGGATGATGAATAAGACGTCAGCTCAGTAGCAGCAGTAGCAAGGCGCGCATATATGTAAGCTTTCGAATAATATGTGCAGGTTATAGATTGATGTTCGCGAGCATGCACCATCGATCATCATCTGACACCTCCTTTACCAAACGTTAGGCCATCACCATATATCAACTTCCAAAAACACCATCCACGATAGCTAACCAGCTACACATCCAGACAGCGGCAGTCCGCCGAGGACATGTTTACCCGAACAGGCTGCACACTAACTGGTGGTTTTCCAAGTAAACACTGGTATTTAAGTGTTTATCGGTAACATTTCGGGCCCGGTCTGATGCTGGCTAGCTACGTTAGCACATTACCGTTAACCATCGCTGCACTTTCCACCATGTCCAAAACAAACCCTGTCTGCTATCTGAAACATGGCAAGGCAACAGCAGACAGGCGGGCCCGCAGCAAAACACAACTCGATGAGGTTAacaacataacagcagcattTACGCCCTAATGTCGTCCACCGCGTACACATTAAACGAGATGGGACAGAGTCATCTTTGATTTACTGTTCAATACACCTAATCAATTAGTGCCTATAAAGCGTTTTATCTAGCTAAAGTAGCGACACTCGCTTGATTGCCACCCGCGGAAAGTTAGCAACTTTAGCTTCTCTTCGATCCACAGTTCCGTGGCAGCATAACTGTTTGCTAATAAAGTATCCGGTCTGATGAGACATACTAGCTGTGGTTACAAAGTCAAACATCTACTATCGTCAACTCATAAGTGAAATTGTTACAAAACGACATGATAACAGCAACCGTCATGTTGCTAACAACCACACAGCTAGGCTAACTGCTAAAATAGCTAAATAAACGTAGGCTAGCTACCTGACTGAGCCACTTCTCACGTAAACCACACCAACAACCAAACTTCAAGAGTGCTTACAGTAACTGTAGGCAGGCTCCACACACTGAACCACGTCACGGTGGGTCTCCTGGTCAGCAGAAAGTGTCCAGTGAAGCCTTCAATCCGAACTGAGACACTGAAGAGCTGTGTGGAAGCGCTGAGCAGTGGACAACCTTTCAGCGCATCATAAGCGCCTCAAAAACCGGAGGCCAAATCAGGAGACTGCGCATGCTCCGGCACACAGAGGCCTGGGCTGGTGGAAAGAGAAGCAGCGACCTCTGCAGGAcagatcaagtcaagtcaagtcagctttattgtcaactctgctatatgtgctggacatacagagaatcgaaattgcgttactcttcactccgcaacatataacatgtaactaaaaactaaagataaatataaagtgtaaaaaaatgtacctacaatgaggcacacacaaaatacaaggcacataatgaaggcacaatgcagtaagagtgcaaaagatgtatagtgcaagtcagtgcagttggcataatataaacaggaatggtttaacttataacagcttattgagactggtatgagagtgcaaaagatgcaatggtgcaagacagtgcggttggcataatgtaacagtccaggaatagtttaagttatagcagcttatatgagactggtgtgacatgacagggtaaaaagtgactggtgcacagagttcctttggtaaagtggctggtacaaagagttcctatcttgggtggtgtcagggaagggggagaaagtggggcacagcagggagagagttctgcctcctgacagcctggtggatgaagctgtccctcagtctgctggtcctggcccggaggctgcgcagtctctttcctgatggcagcagactgaagaagcggtgtgaagggtgggtggggtctcctgtgatgcggagggcctttcgggtgaggcggctgtcgtagaggtcttggagggaggggagagggacgccggtgatcctctcagctgctctcactatgcgatgaagcgtcttcctgcaggtggcggtgcaggctccgtaccacacagtgatgcagctggacaggatgctctcaacagcccctctgtagaaggtgcacaggatggagggaggggctctggctcttttgagcttgcggaggaagtagaggcgctgctgtgccttcttgctcagggatgcagtgttgttagtccaggagaggtcctcagtgatgtgcacacccaggaacttggtgctgctcacctgctccacagcagcaccgtcgatggtcagaggggtgtgctgactgtgtgctctcctgtagtccacaaccatctcctttgtcttctccacattcagggagaggttgtggtctctgcaccacccggccagaaggtgcacctcattcctgtagtttgtttcatctccaccggagatgagacccaccacagttgtgtcgtccgcaaacttcacaaagatgttggagttgtgtgttggcgtgcagtcatgggtcagcagagtgaagaggagggggctcagcacacatccttggggagccccggtgttcattatgatggtgctggatgtgtttctgccgacccgcactgtctgaggtctcccgctgaggaagtccagcagccagttgcacagcaaggagttcagccccagctggtccagtttgttgatgagctgctgtgggatgatggtgttgaatgctgagctgaagtctatgaacagcattcgaacgtatgagtctttattttccaggtgggtgagagctgtgtggagtgctgtggaaacagcatcactggttgaccggttgggccgatatgcatgGAAACACTACAGCTGGAAGAATGGGACAGCCCCAATCATTCAATAtttattgatatatttattCTTTCTGAAGTCTCTGAGGGCACGAAGGTTATGCCCACTGCACCTTTAGGCAAAAGAAATTGaaatgtaaacttttttttaaatgttataaatATATGTAATTTTATATCTATACATGAATTTATGTACAAcagctactactactactactactaataataataataatgacatgAATCTATCTTAGTTTGCTTATTTTTTAAATACCTAACaactattttaaaaaataaaaatagattaaatggacaaatgtaaaataatgatgATAACCATAAGTTTTAATAGATCTTTTTATTATCTTATGTAAAATGTAGGAGGGTTGAATAGAGTATATTTTATCTGTCATACTTTTTTCCTGACAGTTTAAGTATATTTTTCCCACAGCCAGCCTGGATGCTGATTTGTCCACTTGCACCTGAACTCCTCAGTCCTGACAGAGCCACAGCTGCTTCCTATTTGACTAATGAGCAGAGTTGTTTGGGCTTTTGTTAGTAGGAGGTGATGTGGATGTGAAGCATTACTACTTCTGTTGgtttaaagagaaactgacTGTAAATGGGAAAAACAAAACTCCTAACTTTAATTTCCAGAAGCTGAAGAATGTTTGTATGGTTGTTTTCATCTCActgatgttttatttctgaAAGGCTGAGCAAGAACGTGAAAGAAGATGGAAGGTAAAGAGTTAAACACTACATTTCTGTACACTGAATGTTATATTTGCTTGTTAATAGGTGTCAAACCCTGACTTTTTTGTCAgatgcaaacaaacagacacattcaTTTGGGAGTGGACAGCAGAGAGGTTACCATCCCAGACCTTATTTTTATGTCCAGCCTCCATCTCAGCCTTATTACCTCTACCAGCACTGGCAGCTCAACAACCCATACAGTCACTATGGTGTGCCTGCAGGTAGGAAAGCATTCAAACCTGGTTTTGATACATTCATGTCCTTATTTCCTGATTTCTCACTGCGTGCTGCTTCAATCTGCAGGTTTTAATTTTGGCCGTCCTTGCATGCCCCCCTATCAGTACATGCAATACCCCGGCTTTGTTTTCCCACATGCTCCCATCTATCCAGTGGATTACAGGCGGATGTTTGAACCTCGTTTCCAGGCGCCCACCTGGGGCGACGTGCCTCGGccgcaacaacaacaacaacagcagcagcatcacacacagccacacgGGCGACCTGAGATGGCGTGTTCAGAGGCTCAGACTGACCCTAGCGACACCATAACCAAGCTCATTGAGTGCCTGGATAAATTCCGAGCCAGTGAGCTGCAGGGTGCTGACCGAGAGCTTGACTCTGGAGTTGCTTCTCAGTCCTCTGGGATTTTTTCtccaggagaggagaagaagagcgAAGAGCAGGGTCATGTTTTGCCTTCAGCGCCTCATGAAAGCCATTTGGAGTCCTCGGCTATGACCTTCAGCGACTCCACGGCGGCTGTGTACGATGGCGAGTCCAGCCAGAGGAGCTTGGACATGCTGAGCCCTCAAGTATGCTGGTCAGGAGGACTAGAGGAAGAGGATCTGCCTCTTGACAGCTCCTCAATCCACGAAGAGTGTCCTGAGCTTGAGCAGCCAGCAGTGGAGAATTACCTCCTGAAAGAAGAGGTCACAGATATTCAGACAGATGTCCCAGTGGCCGAAGCAAGTCATCCCAAATGTGAAGCTAAAGAGTCCACGCCATCACTCGCCCTTTCCTCCACTCAACCAGAGTGCAGTGATGAAGTCTCAAAGATGGAACATCCAGCAGCATCACTTGATGGAGCCAAAGCTGAAGTAAACTTCCGGATCCTCAGGCTGCCATTTGACAGCGTTTTATCACCTGAAGccgcctccctctcctcctcctactaCTACCTGCCTATGCAGGCGACACATGAGCGTATGAGTGTCCTCAGTCCATCTCTGGATGAGTTGTCCTCCAGAGATGAGATGTTCTCTACAGATCTGGATGACATGGAACTCTATCCCAAACATGTGTATGCAGACAAGAGGTTGGCAGAGGTGATCGCCTCATCCCCACCGGCTgcagaagaagtagaagaagtgTGGCTGCCGGGATTGAAGAGTTTTGTGTGCGCCTGCTGTGGAAAAAGTCTTTTGAAAGAGACGAGCAGGGGTAGAGTTCACAGCTCCAAGATGTACCGGGATGATGCTGGAGActcggaggaggaggacaggtaTGGAAGAGGGTGCGAGCAGCCGGTCAGAGTTGTTGTGAGGAAGCATTCTGCACCGAGGAAGACTTGCCCTCTTCCACAGAGACGTCCAACGAAGCCATGGTATAAGAGAGGCCAGTACAAAGAGCAGTCGGATCCAGTGGAGCAAGAAGAAGGTCATGatgactgtaaacaggaggcagctgagggCGAGGCCGCAGAGGTGGATGGGAGTGCCCTGCAGTGTAGGACATGTCAGGGTAGGTCTCTGCGAAGgacctctctctgtgtggtttTAGAAACAGACAGTGATTGTGTGAACTCTTCTGTAGACAGACTCCACAGAGAAGATCTGACCACGACGGACAGAAGCAGGAGGGCAGATGGTGATGTGATTCCCAGGAGGAGACAAGCAGCCCCTCTGCAGAGACAAGGTGAAGTATCATCATTAGTACGACGCCACAATGAAGTAGACTCTTGATCTTTCAGATACAAAATGTTATTACCTGAGAGTTTATCTTCCTTTGGAAAGTGTGGCTTTTGAATTCTTGAATTATGGACAAGGCTCAGACTGGATGTCAATTCTAAGTGAACGTTTGCGGCCAATTTTGCATGAATACCCTGAAGCCATCCTGTCAGATGGCATGTATCTTGTGGACAAAAACATTCCTGAGCTCACCGCgatcatcacctctgacgtctgACTAATTTTAAGACGGTTCATCTGTGAGAGGAATAATCTTGacaaaattaaatacatttcttgAAGGAGTTCTATTTTCATTACATTGTGGCGCCCCCCACTGGGGGCCGCGGGCCCTAGGTCAGGAACCACTGGACTAGACCATTCCTAACATCTCatttcaaagtttttttttttataaatatttgatCACTGTGTTCTTCCAAAAACTCAAACTTCATCTTCAGTCTCTAGACCATGAAGGCATCATctgcatgcttttattttgaaggcactACCATGTGGGCTCCCTGTTTGTTTGTCCCACTCCTGCCAAACAATCTGAGCTGGGTTCAGGGTTCAGAGCCCAGAGGTGTGTTTTGAAAACAAAGCATGGTCCCAGCTGAGCTCAGGTGGATCACTGGAGATCAGAGACTTGTAATGAATAACCGTCTGTTTCTCTTGCTTGGACTGAACAGAGACGAGCACCACTCAGTGGAAAGTGATGTACCAGAGACCCAGAGATGACCACAATGACAATGAGCCACCCCCACCAGCACACTGGGAGAGAGGTACGCCTGTGTGTTACTTTACACATGTATATAAATGAGACATTTGAAAAAAATTGCCCTTGTTCTCAGGCTCTACGATGAGAGAACCAAGATGTTAACGTCCCTCGACTGACATCGGAACAAAGTGTGTTGAACTGTAGGTCAAAGTCACAAAATCAAGCATCAGTCACTGCCCCTCTATGGTTTATGATTTTAAGACTCTTTCTGTCATCCTCAGGTCCCCCCAAAAGGTGTAAAAGGATAATGTGTTAAAAGATGTTTTGAGCACCAGGTGAAATGCACTGCACAGGAGGCTTCTTTCtgttggattaaaaaaaaaggaaaaaaaagaataaagttTATGCACCTTCTCATGATGAATGAATTTCACAAACAGGCAAATGGGCTGAAAGGTTGTGTGCCACTGTTTGGGGCCAGTCCAATAAAATGTTGTCATTATTTAAGCTTTTCAGTGAGTCTTTTGATTGTCTCACATTTAAGAATATAAGTTGGATTCATTTTCAACAGTGCTCTTCTACTTTTACGCTCTTCTACTTTTACACACTTCCATTGACATCTTGGAGCTCCAGAAAGTGGAtgacaacatcatcatcatgaaaTGGCAAACGCAGAGGTCCCTCTTCATCTTGTGGATGTTGTTGTGTGATATCTGATTAGATCAGATCTGGAGACATAGTAGAGGTCTAAAGGTCCCTGTCAGAAGCACTATATGTCAAATACTGTACAACCTGACTTTTAGTTTAGTATTACAAATGTACGTCTGTCGCTGTTGTTGTGACATCATTATTTCTCCTCCTCCAAAGATCTATGACTGAGTGCAGATGTGACTATGTTGTAAAAATGATCCGAGTCTTGTCTGATTATCTGACTTCTCAataaaaccaaataaaaaaattTTCATTCAGACCAGAGTCTGTGTGTTACCATTAATTCTGTGGCATGTCAGAGAACGTGAACTAATCCTCTAACACCTTCCAGAGTCCACAGAATTCCTCTTTGATTTAAAACCACTGCTCGGTCAACAAAGTGCTCTGCTGGTGTATTCCTCACAGATAATGTGAGATAATGCTGCTGCAGGCGAACAAACGAGCGTCTAACCTCATAATTGGCTCTTCGGGGGTCAAAAGCTGAATCTTAATACCGGAGCCTGTGGATGTGTGCTTTGCATTttagagctgaggaggaagggagCTGAAAGAAGATGCTAAAAGAAGACAGGAGGTGCCACTCTGAGCCTGAGTATTTCCTATCAGGGTAATGAGCTGCAGGTTGTTTCAGTGTGAAGTGGTTCATCTTACTTCTTCCATGTCTCTGACCCATTGCGTGCTCTCCCTCAGCTGGGCTAATGCAACTCTGATTGGACAACAGCATCACCTGGTATAGCATTAGACAAGCTACTTTGCATTGTGAGTCCACATTTTTGATCTCCAATttaaaacagagaggagagctgtTGGTTTGTtctttttgcatgtgtgtgcaccttTCTCTGTTATCTTTGGCCCCTGTGTCACATGCCTCTTCTAACTTGTCTCTCTTTGTTCAGACATGGAGACAGCCACTTCTAGCTTGCAAGCTTCGTTCGGCCTGGGCCCTCCAGGTCCAGGCTCACCGCATGGTTCTCAGCAGTTCCGTCAGGGGCCTCATCATCAGCCGGTTCCAGGTCCCTCTGGTGCTGCACGCCCTGAGGAGCAGCCCCACAAACCGTTCTTCTACATACAGCCTTCGCAGCCATATGTGCCCATGCAGGGCATGCAGTGGCCTGTGGCTATGCCCATGCCTGTGTCCTACAACCCCTACTATGGCTACCCTGGGTTAGGTGAGTGGTAAAAGTTCATGTACCATTCTAAGGCCCCTTTATATTACATGTCTGCAATTCTAGGGTTTTTCCAGGTTTTTCAGATCTAGATGAGTTGGTGTATATTCTGGATTTCTTTAGTCTTAAGTGCTATGTAGCCCAATCCATTATATACCTACATTTATGGTCCCCAGATGACATATCCTCATGACTGTGATGATTACCTGCCAATAACTAGATGATTGGATTTTGTTGCTGTATCATCGTCTCATTTGATCAAATACGAAAAATTTAAGCCTGAATTTTAGGTGCTAAaacgttagcattagcatgctaTAAAGCCACACCAGAGCCATTCTGCTATCATGGTGTGGACTTTTTTAATGTaggctcttttttttaactggtACTGTTTTAAGCACACTCCTAATGCAGTGTTGGAAAATGGATAGAGGTGAGGCATTGCTCCTATTTTTAGTGATGATCAATTAACTAATTCTAAAACTTTATGCTGGCCATCTACTCTGGGATCCATTTGAGTTGGCTACAATTCAACTTGCATGCAAATAAGGATCTACTATTCTGtcacatccttttttttgtttaatgaaaTGTACTTAACTATCCTGACCTTATTCTCAAGATGTTAATAAACAGCTCTTTTTACAGCATTTTTAATCCTAACTTTCTCTTGTCCTTTGTTAAAGGTTATGGCATGCCACTGATGCCACACTATCAGGCAAACCCATACATGGAGCCACCTGGTTTCATTGTCCCCCACACCCACCTCCATCTACAGGACTACAGGCGCATGCTCAACCCCCAGTATTATCAGACCATGGCCTACCACGCCCGCAGGTTCCGCTACCAACACAACTCCCCTTCCAGAGAAGTGACTACCACTGAGGTTCAAACTGAACCACTCATCGCAACTGAGAGGACCAGCACCCCGAGTTCTAATGACACTGAATCCTCCAGCCTTCTTCCAGATAGTAGCAGCAGTTGTTACACCCCCAGTGTCCCCACCAGTCAGCTGCTCTCACCAGCCTCAGCTGTACAGAAGGGAGATCACTCTCCAGAGCTACAGGACGTGGTGCCATCTTCCAGCAC
This portion of the Parambassis ranga chromosome 20, fParRan2.1, whole genome shotgun sequence genome encodes:
- the buc gene encoding bucky ball, with the protein product MEDANKQTHSFGSGQQRGYHPRPYFYVQPPSQPYYLYQHWQLNNPYSHYGVPAGFNFGRPCMPPYQYMQYPGFVFPHAPIYPVDYRRMFEPRFQAPTWGDVPRPQQQQQQQQHHTQPHGRPEMACSEAQTDPSDTITKLIECLDKFRASELQGADRELDSGVASQSSGIFSPGEEKKSEEQGHVLPSAPHESHLESSAMTFSDSTAAVYDGESSQRSLDMLSPQVCWSGGLEEEDLPLDSSSIHEECPELEQPAVENYLLKEEVTDIQTDVPVAEASHPKCEAKESTPSLALSSTQPECSDEVSKMEHPAASLDGAKAEVNFRILRLPFDSVLSPEAASLSSSYYYLPMQATHERMSVLSPSLDELSSRDEMFSTDLDDMELYPKHVYADKRLAEVIASSPPAAEEVEEVWLPGLKSFVCACCGKSLLKETSRGRVHSSKMYRDDAGDSEEEDRYGRGCEQPVRVVVRKHSAPRKTCPLPQRRPTKPWYKRGQYKEQSDPVEQEEGHDDCKQEAAEGEAAEVDGSALQCRTCQDRLHREDLTTTDRSRRADGDVIPRRRQAAPLQRQETSTTQWKVMYQRPRDDHNDNEPPPPAHWERGSTMREPRC